One Elaeis guineensis isolate ETL-2024a chromosome 10, EG11, whole genome shotgun sequence genomic window carries:
- the LOC105059817 gene encoding LOW QUALITY PROTEIN: uncharacterized protein (The sequence of the model RefSeq protein was modified relative to this genomic sequence to represent the inferred CDS: deleted 1 base in 1 codon), with translation MMASALVNNVGVSPEGLLDCPPAAYSAYDWLSPRISFSHDLVDGDQLAPASAAAPAESSCKPPEICEPVTASNDLVDFEFRLDDPVVMLPADELFSDGKLVPLQPAPAASKLPLASFDEIRSPEPLKSRRRAENAVGLDPYVFSPKAPRCSSRWREILGLKKAQTPKPDSRKPAVAASKNANPKSLKHFFYRDPRSPPADSSFSLPLLHDLDSESVSISSRPSSSGPDHEDLPRISLDSEKPAAQTPISLSRNPPRVRVGRPRSAAATAVGESHPPARIGRTPVRRVADLGAAPPPPRGLSVDSPRMNPAGKIVFQGLGRSSSSPGSFHGGPSVRPRGMERSYSAVVRVTPVLNVPVCSLRGSAKSVSVFAFGQLFSAQKKDRDVRRPVRIRRAGAGALAGLRSRARDLPEIRYISLQKLGKK, from the exons ATGATGGCCTCGGCCCTGGTAAACAACGTCGGAGTCTCGCCGGAGGGCCTCCTCGACTGCCCGCCGGCGGCCTACTCCGCATACGACTGGCTTAGCCCTCGGATCTCGTTCAGCCACGACCTCGTTGACGGTGACCAGCTCGCCCCCGCCTCGGCCGCCGccccggcggagtcttcctgtaaacCGCCAGAAATATGCGAGCCGGTGACCGCCAGCAATGACCTGGTCGACTTCGAGTTCCGGCTCGACGATCCCGTCGTGATGCTGCCCGCTGACGAGCTCTTCTCTGACGGGAAACTGGTCCCGCTGCAGCCGGCACCGGCGGCGTCGAAGCTTCCTCTGGCGTCCTTCGACGAAATCCGGTCGCCCGAGCCGCTCAAGTCGCGGCGGAGGGCGGAGAACGCCGTCGGATTGGATCCCTACGTCTTCTCTCCCAAGGCGCCGCGGTGTTCCAGCCGGTGGAGGGAGATCCTCGGCCTCAAGAAGGCACAGACCCCGAAGCCCGATTCCCGGAAGCCCGCCGTCGCCGCTTCCAAGAACGCGAACCCCAAATCTCTGAAGCATTTCTTCTACCGGGACCCTAGATCGCCGCCGGCAGACTCGTCCTTCAGCCTCCCACTGCTCCACGACTTGGACTCAGAGTCGGTGTCCATCTCCTCCCGGCCATCCTCCTCCGGTCCCGACCACGAGGACCTCCCCCGGATCTCCCTCGACTCCGAGAAGCCTGCGGCCCAGACCCCGATCTCGCTAAGCCGGAACCCGCCGCGGGTCCGGGTGGGCCGGCCGAGATCCGCCGCGGCCACCGCGGTAGGCGAATCCCACCCACCGGCAAGGATTGGCCGGACCCCGGTCCGACGGGTGGCGGACCTGGGGGCGGCGCCTCCTCCGCCGCGGGGTTTGTCTGTGGACAGTCCCCGGATGAACCCGGCGGGGAAGATCGTGTTCCAGGGCTTGGGAAGGAGCTCGAGCAGCCCTGGAAGCTTCCACGGCGGTCCGAGTGTCCGGCCCAGGGGGATGGAGCGGTCTTACTCGGCCGTCGTGCGGGTCACCCCGGTCCTCAATGTGCCGGTCTGCTCGCTCCGCGGCTCGGCCAAGTCGGTCTCGGTTTTCGCCTTCGGCCAGCTCTTTTCGGCCCAGAAGAAGGACCGGGAC GTTCGTCGACCGGTTCGCATTCGTCGGGCCGGAGCGGGAGCGCTGGCGGGGCTAAGATCAAGGGCGAGAGATCTTCCAGAGATTAGGTATATCAGCCTCCAAAAATTAGGAAAGAAATAG